The following coding sequences are from one Kallotenue papyrolyticum window:
- a CDS encoding esterase/lipase family protein — MPATLRDMVVLLPGISGSVLQKDGKDIWAPSGQALWQVLRTLGNSIRALQLDGDDAVAEDLGDGIRATRVITDVHLIPGLHKIDGYSGLLQLLAGFGAITGTIDSDRPANFFAFPYDWRRDCRANARRLQRFIQQRLPQWRAHSGADDARVILLTHSLGGLIARYYVEVLEGWQDCRALITFGTPHRGSLNALNFLCNGYKALFLELTETLRSFTSVYQLLPIYRAVYSDGTYRRVAEIPDLPGIVQQRAQDALAFHREIEAAVARHQRDQHYCEQFTTIPIVGTRQPTLQRASFAQGQLSVDRQLPEWIDAALDDGDGTVPRLSAIPIELSHEYRDTFVAQRHSSLQNHPGLLDDIRERVRHMQTRGLDKVRGAVAQPERAAAPAISLDLDDLYLSSEPIELRVRLLNLEHVTAPPTATLTSITVPGLRTTQVFVRDGDGWLLQLPYLPPGQYRVSVQATGAGAAQPASVHDVFEVAA; from the coding sequence ATGCCAGCCACGCTCCGCGACATGGTCGTACTCTTGCCAGGCATCTCGGGCAGCGTGCTCCAAAAAGACGGCAAGGATATCTGGGCACCCTCGGGGCAGGCGCTCTGGCAGGTGCTACGCACGCTGGGCAACTCGATCCGCGCCCTGCAACTGGATGGCGATGATGCCGTTGCCGAAGACCTGGGCGACGGCATTCGCGCTACGCGCGTGATCACCGATGTGCACCTGATTCCCGGCCTGCACAAGATCGACGGCTACAGCGGACTGTTGCAGCTGCTAGCCGGCTTCGGCGCGATCACGGGGACGATCGACAGCGATCGGCCCGCCAACTTCTTTGCCTTTCCCTATGACTGGCGACGCGACTGTCGCGCCAACGCGCGCCGCCTGCAGCGCTTTATCCAGCAGCGGCTCCCGCAGTGGCGCGCCCACAGCGGCGCGGACGATGCGCGAGTGATCCTGCTGACGCACAGCCTGGGCGGCCTGATCGCACGCTACTACGTGGAGGTGCTGGAGGGATGGCAGGACTGCCGCGCGCTGATCACCTTCGGCACACCCCATCGTGGTTCGCTCAATGCGCTCAACTTCCTGTGCAACGGCTACAAGGCGCTCTTTCTGGAGCTGACCGAAACGCTGCGCTCGTTCACCTCGGTGTACCAGCTCCTGCCGATCTACCGAGCAGTGTACAGTGATGGCACGTATCGCCGCGTGGCCGAAATCCCCGATCTTCCCGGCATCGTGCAGCAGCGCGCCCAAGATGCGCTGGCCTTCCACCGTGAGATCGAGGCTGCCGTCGCCCGGCACCAGCGTGACCAACACTACTGCGAGCAGTTCACGACCATACCGATCGTCGGGACGCGTCAGCCGACGTTGCAGCGCGCAAGCTTTGCGCAGGGCCAGCTCAGCGTCGATCGCCAGTTGCCCGAGTGGATCGATGCTGCCCTGGACGATGGCGATGGCACCGTGCCTCGGCTGTCGGCCATTCCGATCGAACTATCGCATGAGTACCGCGACACCTTTGTAGCGCAACGGCACAGCTCGCTCCAAAATCACCCTGGCCTGCTTGACGACATCCGCGAGCGCGTGCGCCACATGCAAACGCGCGGCCTGGACAAGGTGCGCGGCGCCGTCGCACAACCCGAGCGCGCCGCTGCGCCGGCGATCAGCCTCGACCTCGATGATCTCTACCTCAGCAGCGAGCCGATCGAGCTACGTGTCCGGCTGCTCAACCTGGAGCATGTCACCGCGCCACCCACCGCCACGCTAACATCGATCACCGTTCCCGGGCTGCGCACCACGCAGGTCTTTGTGCGCGACGGCGACGGCTGGCTGCTGCAGCTCCCCTATCTGCCGCCGGGACAGTACCGCGTCAGCGTCCAGGCCACCGGCGCGGGCGCTGCGCAACCGGCGTCGGTACATGATGTGTTCGAAGTCGCGGCCTAG
- a CDS encoding ABC transporter ATP-binding protein, giving the protein MTVASVLELEQLTRRYGQRLVVDAVSLQVAPGEVFGFLGPNGAGKTTTIAMLLHLVRPTAGRALICGYDVWQQPRQALAHVGALIETPALYPYLSGRDNLRVLARRDGLPDQRVDAVLEAVGLQPHARVKVKRYSQGMRQRLALAAALLPEPDLLVLDEPANALDPAGMVELRQTLRSLAAQGRTVFLSSHLLHEVEQLCDRVAVLNQGRIVAHGRVADLLGAPGLILRVARSEAPVQALLRNGLGISARPQPDGSWWLPATPEQAGSISTFLAQCGVAVAELRPQTRSLEAVFLALTDAAARPTPPSLQPLEAHG; this is encoded by the coding sequence ATGACAGTGGCTTCAGTTCTCGAGCTCGAGCAGCTCACGCGGCGCTACGGGCAGCGGCTGGTGGTCGACGCTGTGTCGTTGCAGGTCGCGCCCGGCGAGGTATTCGGCTTTCTTGGCCCCAACGGCGCCGGCAAAACCACCACCATCGCCATGCTGCTCCATCTGGTGCGGCCCACGGCCGGTCGTGCGCTGATCTGCGGCTATGATGTCTGGCAACAGCCGCGCCAGGCGCTGGCACACGTGGGCGCGCTGATCGAAACGCCGGCGCTGTATCCCTATCTGTCGGGACGCGACAATCTACGCGTGCTGGCGCGCCGCGACGGCCTGCCCGACCAGCGCGTGGATGCCGTGTTGGAAGCGGTGGGGCTACAGCCGCATGCGCGCGTCAAAGTCAAACGCTATTCGCAAGGCATGCGCCAACGGCTGGCCCTGGCCGCAGCGCTGTTGCCCGAGCCCGACCTGCTGGTGCTGGACGAACCGGCCAACGCCCTCGATCCGGCCGGCATGGTCGAGCTGCGCCAGACGCTGCGCAGCCTGGCCGCCCAGGGCCGCACGGTGTTTCTCTCCAGCCACCTGCTGCACGAGGTCGAGCAACTCTGCGATCGCGTCGCTGTACTCAACCAAGGTCGCATCGTAGCGCATGGTCGCGTGGCCGATCTGCTCGGCGCGCCCGGGCTGATCCTGCGCGTCGCCAGGAGCGAGGCGCCGGTCCAAGCATTGCTGCGCAACGGCCTGGGCATTAGCGCTCGTCCGCAGCCTGATGGGAGCTGGTGGCTCCCCGCCACGCCCGAGCAGGCCGGCAGCATCTCAACCTTTCTGGCCCAGTGCGGCGTAGCCGTCGCCGAGCTGCGTCCGCAAACGCGCTCGCTTGAAGCCGTGTTTCTGGCGCTGACGGACGCGGCAGCGCGTCCGACGCCGCCATCACTTCAACCGTTGGAGGCGCACGGATGA
- a CDS encoding Gfo/Idh/MocA family oxidoreductase: protein MSNPPFGLGMVGVGGFGRFCLQALQRLPELRLIAVSDVNPAAARAVAQQLGVRACSFDDLLNDPAIDVIHLTTPPAAHAAQAIAALKAGKHVFCEKPLATTAEDAHAMLRAAATHHRRLGVDYVLRYHPLWQVALALVRSGLFGRAVRWHQENLASDQRLPREHWFWDRSVSGGIFVEHAVHFFDLCNQLTPAPATQVMAQSACRPDGAQDRVLALVRYADGLLATFYHSFDRPDVLERSTVRIGLEQGSIELYGWIPERLQVEGLLDAQRLSEVQHLLDTPLELVDPATLPVIAFDGARPSTSHLLVRATLTRAERMDDYRAAIAAGMRDFLRALGDATHRPLVSAGDGWRSLQVALAATHAADIGMSISLPSEENLHE, encoded by the coding sequence ATGAGTAATCCACCCTTTGGATTAGGAATGGTAGGCGTGGGCGGCTTTGGCCGCTTTTGCCTGCAGGCCTTGCAGCGCCTGCCGGAGCTGCGCCTGATCGCCGTGAGCGATGTTAACCCGGCGGCGGCACGCGCGGTTGCACAGCAGCTTGGCGTGCGCGCCTGCAGCTTCGATGATCTGCTGAACGATCCGGCGATCGATGTGATCCACCTGACCACGCCACCGGCGGCGCATGCCGCGCAAGCGATCGCCGCGCTGAAGGCGGGCAAGCATGTCTTCTGCGAAAAGCCGCTGGCGACGACGGCAGAGGATGCGCATGCCATGCTGCGCGCGGCGGCAACGCACCATCGACGGCTGGGCGTGGACTATGTGCTGCGTTACCATCCCCTGTGGCAGGTCGCGCTCGCGCTGGTTCGATCTGGCCTGTTCGGTCGCGCCGTGCGTTGGCATCAGGAGAACCTCGCTTCCGATCAACGGCTGCCGCGTGAGCACTGGTTCTGGGATCGCAGCGTGAGCGGCGGCATCTTTGTCGAGCATGCCGTCCACTTCTTTGATCTCTGCAACCAGCTCACGCCGGCGCCGGCGACGCAGGTGATGGCCCAGTCCGCCTGCCGGCCCGACGGCGCACAGGATCGCGTGCTGGCGCTGGTGCGCTACGCGGATGGCCTGCTGGCGACGTTCTACCACAGCTTCGACCGGCCGGATGTGCTGGAGCGATCAACGGTACGCATCGGCCTGGAGCAGGGCTCGATCGAGCTGTACGGGTGGATCCCTGAACGCCTGCAGGTCGAGGGCTTACTCGATGCGCAGCGCCTGAGTGAGGTGCAGCACCTGCTCGACACGCCGCTGGAGCTTGTCGATCCCGCGACGCTGCCGGTGATTGCCTTTGACGGCGCGCGTCCGTCGACAAGCCACCTGCTGGTGCGCGCGACGCTGACGCGCGCCGAGCGCATGGACGATTACCGCGCCGCGATCGCTGCCGGCATGCGCGATTTTCTGCGCGCCCTGGGCGATGCCACCCATCGGCCGTTGGTCAGCGCCGGTGATGGCTGGCGCAGCCTCCAGGTAGCGCTGGCAGCTACGCACGCTGCCGATATAGGCATGAGTATTTCCCTGCCAAGCGAGGAGAACCTCCATGAGTGA
- a CDS encoding ATP-dependent DNA ligase, which yields MLFSVWAAVCEQIAATSKKLEKAALLRDYIATLSDSDLALAARFFSGSPFALADARVLNVGGALIRDAVLELTGAAPETWNRLVVAEGEAGRAAERLLIGHGAATPRLTLAEAQAIYEQIHAARGPSAKRALIVAALRQLTPLEAAYFIKLMLGGDLRIGLQEGLLEDALARAFAVPLAAVQRANMLLGDIGQTALLARHGRLDEARMRLFHPLKFMLASPLTDPAEISAYISGSFFVEDKYDGIRAQVHKQGTRLVIYSRTLDEITHRFPELHAPLLNLPGAWILDGEIVAARDGRILPFQALQPRLGRKAVDDALLTSAPVVFIGYDILYQDGEVLLDTPLYMRRVRLEDLIRPHAADQPLDGVLGGVVMPSLQVLARHSQRVEALFTQARARGNEGLMIKDPDSPYRPGRRGREWLKLKRALATLDVVVTAAEVGNGNRRRFLSDYTFAVRRSAEDGELLNIGKAYSGLTDAELAELTAWFQAHTLQDFGRVRLVEPRIVLEVAFDGVQRSPRHKGGYALRFPRIVRWRRDKTPDEIDTLEMVRRLAGEPETPDAQP from the coding sequence ATGTTGTTCTCTGTCTGGGCAGCGGTCTGCGAACAGATCGCTGCCACGTCCAAAAAACTCGAAAAAGCAGCGCTGCTGAGGGACTACATTGCCACCCTGAGCGATAGCGATCTGGCGCTGGCGGCGCGCTTTTTCAGCGGATCACCCTTTGCGCTGGCCGACGCGCGCGTGCTCAATGTTGGTGGCGCGCTGATCCGCGATGCCGTGCTGGAGCTGACCGGCGCAGCGCCGGAGACCTGGAACCGGCTGGTGGTAGCCGAGGGCGAGGCCGGGCGCGCCGCCGAGCGCCTGCTGATCGGGCATGGCGCGGCAACGCCCCGGCTGACGCTGGCCGAGGCGCAGGCGATCTATGAGCAGATCCACGCTGCGCGCGGTCCGTCCGCCAAGCGCGCGCTGATCGTCGCGGCGCTGCGCCAACTCACACCGCTGGAAGCCGCCTATTTCATCAAGCTGATGTTGGGTGGCGATCTGCGCATCGGCCTGCAGGAGGGGCTCCTCGAGGATGCGCTGGCGCGCGCCTTCGCCGTGCCGCTGGCCGCCGTCCAACGCGCCAACATGCTGCTGGGCGACATCGGTCAGACGGCGCTGCTGGCGCGGCATGGCCGCCTGGATGAGGCGCGCATGCGGCTGTTCCACCCGCTCAAGTTTATGCTCGCCTCGCCGCTGACCGACCCCGCCGAGATCAGCGCTTATATCAGCGGCTCCTTCTTTGTCGAGGACAAATACGACGGCATTCGCGCCCAGGTGCACAAGCAGGGCACGCGACTGGTGATCTACTCGCGCACGCTGGACGAGATCACCCACCGCTTTCCGGAGCTGCACGCTCCGTTGCTCAACCTGCCGGGCGCGTGGATCCTCGACGGCGAGATCGTCGCGGCGCGCGATGGACGCATCCTGCCGTTTCAGGCCCTGCAGCCGCGCTTGGGACGCAAAGCCGTGGATGACGCGCTGCTGACCAGCGCGCCGGTGGTATTTATCGGCTACGACATCCTCTACCAGGATGGCGAGGTGTTGCTGGACACGCCGCTCTACATGCGGCGCGTGCGCCTGGAAGACCTGATCCGGCCCCACGCCGCCGACCAGCCGCTGGACGGCGTGCTTGGCGGCGTGGTCATGCCCTCGCTGCAGGTGCTGGCGCGGCACAGCCAGCGGGTCGAAGCGCTGTTCACGCAGGCGCGCGCGCGCGGCAACGAAGGGCTGATGATCAAGGATCCCGACTCGCCCTACCGGCCAGGACGGCGCGGCCGTGAATGGCTCAAGCTCAAACGCGCCCTGGCCACGCTGGATGTGGTGGTGACGGCGGCGGAGGTGGGCAATGGCAATCGGCGGCGCTTCCTGAGCGATTATACCTTCGCAGTGCGCCGTTCCGCCGAGGATGGCGAGTTGCTCAACATCGGCAAGGCCTATAGCGGCTTGACCGACGCCGAACTCGCCGAGCTGACGGCCTGGTTTCAGGCGCATACCCTGCAGGACTTTGGCCGTGTGCGGCTGGTCGAGCCGCGCATCGTGCTGGAGGTCGCCTTCGATGGCGTGCAGCGCTCGCCACGCCACAAGGGGGGCTATGCGCTGCGCTTCCCGCGCATCGTGCGTTGGCGGCGCGACAAAACGCCCGACGAGATCGATACCCTGGAGATGGTGCGCCGGCTGGCCGGTGAGCCGGAAACGCCCGACGCCCAACCATGA
- the panD gene encoding aspartate 1-decarboxylase — MAIYRTMVRGKIHRATVTAADLHYIGSITIDEELLEAADILPFERVQVVDVTNGNRLETYAIAGERGSGTIQLNGAAAHLVNVGDLVIVMSYAQVEEPVPADWQPTVVLVDERNRITEVRRMRPQGGKTGC; from the coding sequence ATGGCGATCTATCGGACCATGGTACGCGGCAAGATCCACCGCGCCACGGTGACCGCCGCGGATCTACACTATATCGGCAGCATTACCATCGACGAGGAGCTGCTCGAAGCGGCGGATATCTTGCCCTTCGAGCGCGTCCAGGTGGTGGACGTGACCAACGGCAACCGGCTGGAGACCTATGCCATTGCCGGCGAGCGCGGCAGCGGCACGATCCAGCTCAATGGCGCGGCGGCGCATCTGGTCAACGTTGGCGACCTGGTGATCGTGATGTCCTACGCCCAGGTCGAGGAGCCGGTGCCCGCCGACTGGCAGCCGACCGTGGTGCTGGTTGATGAGCGCAATCGCATCACCGAGGTGCGACGCATGCGACCCCAGGGCGGCAAGACCGGCTGCTGA
- a CDS encoding sugar-binding protein: MSRQRWTAADIDVVRQSALRRCRRAGQAMLALVVLALPLLSACATATQPSARSAPGEEAMRVSPTSTPPAPTPTSGAAATATPVATPTPEVLADGLINLTHLNYLSEEVRLDNEPVLLTHIYAEAPSYAWVDAAGEGIACVDDVARAVIVYLDFYAATGNRRALERARAGLNFVLRMQAEDGQFYNFVLDRQGTINTGGATSYRSLGWWAFRGLWALARGYATWRTLDPAYAQRLQTAYLRTERALAARVNNVGRYGEVHGWRLPAWLPDGAADATGVAVLALAEYQAVAPNPATEQLLTALADGLRDAQLGGEGAYPWGMHPSSVNAPGFWHAWGAHQAQALARAGQVLGRADYIASARREVEQFFAWQIATERIQEIGVLPFRQGQQAYGTNSLVQAAINLYHATGERRYAVMGGLLASWFFGNNMAATPMYDPATGRGYDGIDRELAVNLNAGAESTIEALMALQAVMPIPDAARYLQAQPVTGLSWRVFDAGDAQELAGTPTYGRRGWTGEARFFNERYYELDGDDLIELPIDVPADGAYLLYVSHLRRAATPSGREVIAPRVGHAPMIDGRADEWRDVPAIASATPAQILRGAESWRGAEVDSFTLRVQWDEQFLYLLAEVRDPEHQQSGQGPAVGSGDALWLYLDGEGTGRRLSAKVTLAQTPGGPEVWDWKAGFPLPGAQLAWSSAAGSYTYEAALPWESLRVRGVQAGKTMRIEAGRGFGGNSFMDLSGADPDSAANLVPLRLVAQAQPAAAPTATDAPTDDAQRVALAVQLDDGALWIVPQALAPDRDYLWLDLLTPQPIRLTQGRHTLRLRFAGSDPDAAAIVDGFLLHPAVATKTLRLPDGSELHLRFDMLQGQLTIDE; encoded by the coding sequence ATGAGCCGACAACGGTGGACGGCGGCCGACATTGACGTCGTACGTCAGAGCGCGTTGCGCCGATGCCGGCGTGCCGGCCAGGCCATGCTTGCCCTGGTGGTGCTGGCGCTGCCGCTGTTGAGCGCCTGCGCGACTGCAACCCAGCCATCGGCGCGGTCTGCGCCTGGTGAGGAGGCGATGCGCGTGTCACCAACGTCAACCCCACCTGCGCCGACGCCGACGTCCGGCGCTGCGGCGACGGCCACGCCTGTGGCTACCCCCACGCCCGAGGTGCTGGCCGATGGCCTGATCAACCTGACGCATCTCAACTACCTGTCTGAAGAGGTGCGCCTCGACAATGAGCCGGTGTTGTTGACGCATATCTATGCCGAAGCGCCGAGCTATGCCTGGGTCGATGCCGCCGGTGAGGGCATCGCCTGTGTCGATGATGTCGCGCGCGCCGTCATCGTCTATCTGGACTTTTACGCGGCCACCGGCAACCGGCGCGCCCTGGAGCGCGCGCGCGCCGGCCTGAATTTTGTGCTGCGCATGCAGGCCGAGGATGGCCAGTTCTACAACTTCGTGCTTGACCGCCAGGGCACGATCAACACCGGCGGCGCGACCAGCTACCGATCGCTGGGTTGGTGGGCATTTCGTGGTCTATGGGCGCTGGCGCGGGGCTATGCCACCTGGCGCACGCTCGATCCGGCCTATGCTCAGCGCTTGCAGACCGCCTATCTCAGAACCGAGCGCGCGCTGGCGGCCCGCGTCAACAATGTAGGACGCTACGGCGAGGTGCATGGTTGGCGCTTGCCGGCCTGGCTGCCCGACGGCGCGGCGGATGCGACGGGGGTGGCGGTGCTGGCCCTGGCCGAATACCAGGCGGTCGCGCCCAATCCCGCCACCGAGCAGCTGCTCACGGCCCTGGCCGATGGGCTGCGCGACGCACAGCTTGGCGGTGAGGGCGCGTATCCGTGGGGTATGCATCCGTCCTCGGTCAATGCGCCGGGCTTCTGGCACGCCTGGGGCGCGCATCAGGCGCAGGCGCTGGCGCGCGCCGGCCAGGTGCTTGGCCGCGCCGACTACATCGCCAGTGCGCGGCGCGAGGTGGAGCAATTCTTCGCCTGGCAGATCGCGACTGAGCGCATCCAGGAGATCGGCGTGCTGCCCTTCCGTCAGGGCCAGCAGGCGTATGGCACCAACAGCCTGGTCCAGGCGGCCATCAACCTGTACCATGCCACGGGCGAGCGGCGCTATGCCGTGATGGGCGGCCTGCTGGCCTCCTGGTTCTTCGGCAACAATATGGCCGCCACGCCGATGTACGATCCGGCGACCGGACGCGGCTACGACGGCATCGATCGCGAGCTGGCGGTCAACCTCAACGCCGGCGCCGAGTCGACGATCGAAGCGCTCATGGCGCTGCAGGCGGTGATGCCGATCCCCGACGCAGCGCGCTACCTCCAGGCCCAGCCGGTCACCGGCCTGAGCTGGCGCGTCTTTGACGCAGGCGATGCGCAGGAGTTGGCGGGCACGCCCACCTATGGTCGGCGTGGGTGGACCGGCGAGGCGCGCTTCTTCAACGAACGCTATTATGAGCTCGACGGCGATGATCTGATCGAACTGCCGATCGACGTGCCCGCCGACGGCGCCTACCTGCTGTATGTTTCGCACCTGCGGCGGGCGGCCACGCCGAGCGGACGCGAGGTGATCGCGCCGCGCGTCGGGCACGCGCCGATGATCGACGGTCGGGCCGATGAGTGGCGCGACGTACCGGCGATCGCCTCCGCAACGCCCGCACAGATCCTGCGTGGCGCGGAGAGCTGGCGTGGCGCAGAGGTGGATAGCTTCACCCTGCGTGTGCAGTGGGACGAGCAGTTTCTGTACCTGCTGGCCGAGGTACGCGATCCCGAACATCAACAGTCGGGGCAGGGGCCGGCGGTCGGCAGCGGCGACGCGCTGTGGCTCTACCTGGACGGCGAGGGCACCGGGCGGCGCCTATCGGCCAAAGTGACGCTGGCGCAAACGCCGGGCGGCCCTGAGGTGTGGGATTGGAAGGCCGGGTTCCCTCTGCCGGGGGCGCAACTGGCCTGGAGCTCGGCGGCGGGCAGCTACACCTACGAGGCTGCCTTGCCCTGGGAGAGTCTGCGCGTGCGTGGCGTGCAGGCGGGCAAGACCATGCGTATCGAGGCCGGACGTGGCTTTGGCGGCAACTCGTTCATGGATCTGAGTGGCGCCGATCCCGACTCGGCGGCCAACCTCGTACCGTTGCGCCTGGTGGCGCAGGCACAGCCCGCCGCGGCCCCGACCGCGACGGACGCCCCCACCGACGATGCGCAGCGTGTGGCGCTGGCGGTGCAACTCGATGACGGTGCGCTATGGATCGTGCCTCAGGCGCTTGCGCCCGACCGCGACTATCTCTGGCTCGACCTGCTCACGCCGCAACCGATCCGGCTGACGCAGGGCCGTCATACCCTCCGGCTGCGCTTTGCCGGGAGCGATCCCGACGCTGCCGCGATCGTTGATGGTTTCCTGCTGCATCCGGCGGTTGCGACCAAGACCCTGCGCCTGCCGGATGGCAGCGAGTTGCATCTGCGCTTTGATATGCTGCAAGGACAGCTAACCATCGATGAGTAA
- a CDS encoding ABC transporter permease subunit: MIGALQAEWLTLWRRPLTRVVLALVLGLVLAQFGLLLVLLLLTERLGALTGQTILPPEQLAVIRRMATLPGGLGTALGQINGLGALGLMILAGATLGSEYSWGTLRLQLSRHPDRAHYLAAKLLALTLLTLVIILLALLIGGLASAGVGLLLGMPGHLSLADGPRALLAALRSLLILLPYMALGVLGAILGRSALAGAGLALGYWLADTAFGALALFQVLGRWGQLLYNLLLGQNVNALTLANTRLFGLDTGVLVSQQTALLIEPPSVWRASLVILLYLLAFLLPAFVLFQRRDISGPA; this comes from the coding sequence ATGATCGGCGCGCTCCAAGCCGAATGGCTAACGCTCTGGCGGCGGCCCCTGACGCGCGTGGTGCTCGCCCTGGTGCTTGGACTGGTGCTGGCCCAGTTCGGGCTGCTGCTGGTGCTGCTGCTGCTGACCGAGCGCCTCGGCGCGCTGACCGGCCAGACGATCCTGCCGCCTGAGCAGCTCGCCGTGATCCGCCGCATGGCAACCCTACCTGGTGGGTTGGGCACCGCACTGGGGCAGATCAACGGCCTGGGCGCGCTCGGGCTCATGATCCTGGCCGGCGCAACCCTCGGCAGCGAGTATAGCTGGGGCACGCTGCGCCTCCAGCTCAGCCGCCATCCCGACCGCGCGCACTACCTGGCCGCCAAGCTGCTGGCCTTGACGCTGCTAACGCTGGTGATCATTCTTCTGGCACTGCTGATCGGCGGGCTGGCATCCGCAGGCGTGGGGCTGCTGCTGGGCATGCCCGGCCACCTCAGCCTCGCCGATGGTCCGCGCGCACTGCTGGCCGCGCTACGCAGCCTACTGATCCTGCTGCCCTACATGGCCCTGGGCGTATTGGGCGCGATCCTGGGCCGCTCGGCGCTGGCCGGTGCGGGCCTGGCCCTGGGCTACTGGCTGGCCGACACGGCCTTCGGCGCGCTGGCGCTGTTCCAGGTGCTGGGCCGCTGGGGCCAGCTGCTCTACAACCTGCTGCTGGGCCAGAACGTCAACGCCCTGACGCTGGCCAACACCCGCCTGTTCGGGCTGGACACCGGCGTCCTGGTCAGCCAGCAGACCGCCCTGCTGATCGAGCCGCCATCCGTCTGGCGCGCCAGCCTGGTGATCCTGCTCTACCTGCTCGCCTTCCTCCTGCCGGCCTTTGTCCTCTTCCAGCGCCGCGACATCAGCGGGCCGGCCTAG
- a CDS encoding glycosidase, translating to MSERTHVPFALQRLGIIMQPDPHDPREAWGVLNPAACRGRDGTLYLYPRVVAEGNYSRIGLARVIFEGDDPVGVERLGYVLEPSEGYERNERTAGVEDPRVTYIAAIDRYVMAYAAYGPLGPRVALAISEDGLQWQRLGLAKFAYAPQYHTDFDLYVNKDAYLFPEPVRDPQGRPALALIHRPDYNAAWWLSEGFHVQPANVAEPRPSMWLSYAPLEAVRADLRNLQFWYDHHLLAVPQQPWESLKIGGGTPPVLTRHGWLTIFHGVDGVLTPGTDHQRQVRYCAGALILDREDPRQVRYRSALPILAPGTQEELKGIVDNVVFPTAVDVRSAERIDVYYGMADARIGVARLQVPASLPD from the coding sequence ATGAGTGAACGCACCCACGTACCGTTTGCCCTGCAGCGTCTGGGCATCATCATGCAGCCCGATCCGCACGACCCGCGCGAGGCCTGGGGTGTGCTCAATCCCGCCGCCTGCCGGGGGCGCGATGGCACGCTCTACCTCTACCCGCGCGTGGTCGCCGAGGGCAACTACTCGCGCATCGGCCTGGCGCGCGTGATCTTTGAGGGTGACGATCCGGTCGGCGTAGAACGCCTGGGGTATGTGCTCGAGCCGAGCGAGGGCTATGAGCGCAACGAACGCACCGCCGGCGTGGAAGACCCGCGCGTGACCTACATCGCGGCGATCGATCGCTACGTGATGGCCTATGCCGCCTATGGACCGCTGGGGCCGCGCGTGGCGCTGGCGATCTCCGAGGATGGGCTGCAGTGGCAGCGGCTGGGCCTGGCCAAGTTTGCCTACGCGCCACAATACCATACCGATTTCGATCTCTACGTCAACAAAGACGCCTACCTCTTTCCGGAGCCGGTGCGCGATCCACAGGGTCGTCCGGCGCTAGCGCTGATCCACCGTCCCGACTACAATGCTGCCTGGTGGCTGAGCGAAGGCTTCCATGTCCAACCCGCGAACGTGGCCGAGCCGCGTCCCAGCATGTGGCTCTCGTATGCGCCGCTGGAAGCGGTGCGCGCCGATCTGCGCAACCTGCAGTTCTGGTACGACCATCATCTGCTGGCCGTGCCGCAACAGCCCTGGGAGTCGCTCAAGATCGGTGGCGGCACGCCGCCGGTGCTGACGCGTCACGGCTGGCTGACGATCTTCCACGGCGTGGATGGCGTTCTGACACCCGGCACCGATCATCAGCGCCAGGTGCGCTATTGCGCCGGCGCCTTGATTCTGGACCGTGAGGATCCGCGCCAGGTGCGCTACCGCTCGGCGTTGCCCATCCTCGCACCCGGCACGCAGGAGGAGCTCAAGGGCATTGTCGATAATGTGGTCTTTCCAACGGCGGTGGATGTGCGCAGCGCTGAGCGCATCGATGTCTATTATGGTATGGCCGATGCGCGCATCGGCGTGGCGCGCCTCCAGGTGCCGGCGAGCCTGCCGGACTAG